Proteins from a genomic interval of Treponema succinifaciens DSM 2489:
- a CDS encoding serine/threonine-protein kinase translates to MESETIGKYKNCTKIATGGMGAVYLATHPELKRKVVIKKLILKSGGAAIRERFKREARILSELSSPYVVRMFDYFTEGRANYIVLEFVDGMSLDKLIEKQVSLPPELALLIFLDACLGLKNAHSKDIVHRDIKPGNILISKRAEVKLADFGIASDEKDEFEEPKKTVDSDKTVVSTKNSSITQAGSTLGTPAYMSPEQLMDSSSVDVRADIYSMGVMLYEMVTGSKPYAGDMAPETIAKIKKGKYIPPQKIVKNLPPVVKTLIRKMMKPEPEKRYKSLEPVIAKVRRYLKNYDTHAIRVSLAQSIISTKTIKFPLYIPKNYKAKRIALGACAVCAVALLFCEAWNSGMIHRTVLRNWFTPVSLSMLMPSTASVNADLPARAFFFVNDNDGIPEVPNTRRVFSVAKNSSKGKNLEYITKDVFLRPGEYRIKIAEGPYVWWKSIYVGKEKVIMNLDFLKNASRNITVHFSAMDCETGKDLTQSSLFRIQVGSKWVDASKVDFSKLKTGNVYKFLMIHEGYYDEYFSLLIDWYQDELFITGNMRKK, encoded by the coding sequence ATGGAAAGCGAGACGATTGGAAAATACAAAAACTGCACAAAAATTGCGACTGGCGGAATGGGTGCTGTGTATCTTGCGACTCATCCTGAATTAAAGCGGAAAGTCGTCATAAAAAAACTTATTTTAAAAAGCGGCGGGGCTGCAATCCGTGAAAGGTTCAAAAGGGAAGCACGGATTTTAAGCGAGCTGTCCAGTCCTTATGTTGTTAGGATGTTCGATTATTTTACTGAAGGCAGAGCAAACTATATTGTGCTTGAGTTTGTTGACGGAATGTCTTTGGACAAGCTTATTGAAAAGCAGGTTTCTCTTCCGCCTGAGCTTGCGCTTTTGATTTTTCTTGATGCCTGCCTTGGTTTGAAAAATGCGCATTCAAAGGATATTGTTCACCGCGACATAAAGCCGGGAAACATTCTTATTTCAAAAAGAGCCGAAGTAAAACTTGCGGACTTTGGAATTGCCAGTGATGAAAAAGACGAATTTGAAGAGCCAAAGAAAACTGTGGACTCTGATAAAACTGTTGTTTCTACAAAAAACAGTTCTATAACGCAAGCCGGCTCTACGCTTGGAACTCCTGCCTATATGTCTCCAGAGCAACTCATGGATTCAAGTTCTGTGGATGTTCGCGCTGATATTTATTCAATGGGTGTAATGCTTTATGAAATGGTTACTGGCTCTAAGCCTTATGCGGGAGACATGGCTCCAGAAACAATTGCAAAAATAAAAAAAGGAAAATATATTCCGCCGCAGAAAATTGTAAAAAATCTTCCGCCTGTTGTAAAAACTCTTATTAGAAAAATGATGAAGCCTGAGCCAGAAAAGCGATACAAAAGCTTGGAGCCTGTAATTGCAAAAGTAAGACGGTACTTAAAAAATTACGATACGCATGCAATAAGAGTTTCGCTTGCTCAGTCTATAATTTCTACTAAGACAATAAAGTTTCCTTTGTATATTCCCAAAAATTATAAAGCCAAACGGATTGCGCTTGGGGCTTGTGCAGTTTGTGCGGTTGCGCTTCTTTTTTGTGAGGCTTGGAATTCTGGAATGATTCATAGAACTGTTCTTAGAAATTGGTTTACTCCTGTTTCTTTGTCTATGCTCATGCCTTCAACTGCCAGTGTAAATGCCGACCTTCCTGCGCGCGCATTTTTCTTTGTGAACGATAATGACGGAATCCCAGAAGTTCCAAACACACGGAGAGTTTTTTCAGTTGCAAAAAATTCTTCAAAAGGAAAAAATCTTGAGTACATAACCAAGGATGTTTTTCTGCGTCCTGGAGAATACAGAATAAAAATTGCTGAAGGACCTTATGTCTGGTGGAAAAGCATTTATGTTGGAAAAGAAAAAGTTATTATGAATCTTGATTTCTTAAAAAACGCAAGCCGGAATATTACCGTACATTTTTCTGCCATGGACTGTGAAACTGGAAAAGATTTAACGCAAAGCTCCCTGTTTAGAATTCAAGTCGGCTCAAAATGGGTTGATGCTTCCAAAGTTGATTTCTCCAAGTTAAAAACAGGAAACGTTTATAAATTCCTTATGATTCATGAAGGCTATTATGATGAATATTTCAGCCTGCTTATTGACTGGTATCAAGATGAGCTTTTTATAACTGGAAACATGAGGAAAAAATGA
- a CDS encoding nicotinate phosphoribosyltransferase, translated as MHSTFSKSALFTDFYELTMAQGYWKQNMNHPVVFDMFFRRQPFNGGFSVFAGIEPLLDSLEDFSFDEDEISYLREQDIFEESFLEYLKGFKFSGDLYSFEEGSVIFPQEPLVRIHANLIEAQIIEGLVLNLCNFQSLIATKTARVWLSSKKGNVMEFGLRRAQGPDGGMSATRASYIGGAAGTSNTLAGKIYGIPVMGTMAHSWVMSFPSELEAFEAYARLYPNKTIFLIDTYDTLKSGIKNAIKAGTKLVEQGYNFGVRLDSGDISYLTAEVRKELDKAGFPQAFICVSNDLTEEIIETLVQQNAPIASWGVGTHMVTGGTESSFTGVYKLAAKKSGNEFIPTMKFSDNPSKNTNPGIKNVFRLYDEKGMARADILALDEETLEAGKEYRYFHPMVDYRQFSFTASQIKPMLKKRLENGKRTESRLSDSEQLKISRRRMMEEIETLDPSFKRILNPHIYKVSMTEKLKDLKLAFIKANIR; from the coding sequence ATGCACTCAACATTCAGCAAAAGCGCGCTCTTCACAGATTTCTATGAACTTACAATGGCGCAGGGATATTGGAAACAGAACATGAACCATCCGGTTGTGTTCGATATGTTTTTCAGAAGACAGCCTTTTAACGGCGGATTCAGTGTTTTTGCAGGAATCGAGCCGCTTCTGGATTCTCTTGAAGATTTTTCTTTTGATGAAGATGAAATTTCCTATTTGAGAGAACAAGATATTTTTGAAGAAAGCTTTCTTGAATATCTAAAAGGCTTTAAATTTTCCGGTGACTTATATTCATTTGAAGAAGGCTCGGTCATTTTTCCGCAGGAACCGCTTGTAAGAATCCACGCAAATTTAATTGAAGCCCAGATAATTGAAGGACTTGTCTTGAATCTTTGCAACTTCCAAAGCCTGATTGCAACAAAAACCGCAAGAGTCTGGCTTTCAAGCAAAAAAGGAAATGTAATGGAATTCGGACTCAGAAGAGCACAAGGCCCAGACGGCGGAATGAGCGCAACCAGAGCCTCGTATATCGGAGGAGCGGCAGGAACAAGCAACACTCTTGCAGGAAAAATATATGGAATTCCTGTAATGGGGACAATGGCGCATTCCTGGGTAATGTCGTTTCCAAGCGAACTTGAAGCCTTTGAAGCTTACGCAAGACTTTATCCAAACAAGACAATTTTCCTGATTGACACTTACGACACTTTAAAGAGCGGAATAAAAAACGCAATAAAGGCAGGAACAAAACTTGTTGAGCAAGGGTACAACTTTGGAGTACGTCTTGACTCCGGAGACATTTCATATTTAACAGCCGAAGTACGAAAGGAACTTGATAAGGCAGGATTTCCACAGGCCTTCATTTGCGTTTCCAATGACTTGACAGAAGAAATAATTGAAACTCTCGTTCAGCAAAATGCGCCGATTGCAAGCTGGGGCGTCGGAACTCACATGGTAACAGGCGGAACAGAATCCAGTTTTACAGGAGTTTACAAGCTTGCCGCAAAGAAAAGCGGAAATGAATTTATTCCCACAATGAAATTCAGCGACAATCCTTCAAAGAACACAAACCCTGGAATAAAAAATGTGTTCAGGCTTTACGATGAAAAAGGAATGGCGCGCGCTGACATTTTGGCACTTGACGAAGAAACTTTAGAAGCCGGAAAAGAATACCGATACTTTCATCCGATGGTTGACTACAGGCAATTTTCGTTTACAGCTTCACAGATAAAACCAATGCTAAAAAAACGGCTTGAAAACGGCAAAAGAACAGAGTCTCGCCTTTCTGATTCCGAACAACTGAAAATAAGCAGACGAAGAATGATGGAAGAAATTGAAACTCTAGATCCTTCGTTCAAGAGAATTTTAAATCCGCATATTTACAAAGTTTCCATGACAGAAAAGCTGAAAGATTTAAAACTCGCTTTTATAAAAGCCAATATCCGCTGA
- a CDS encoding SDR family NAD(P)-dependent oxidoreductase, with protein sequence MKKIIIVTGASSGMGFWFAKLLAHESSEFEKLSSDELWIIARRKERLEELRTQIENESFQEKIKFPKVKIFPIDISGIQGALKIKELFENEKSKGDFKINVLVNNAGFGTYGEFARTDIMREMKMIDLDCTSLTGITGFAIPYMQKGSRIINVASLASFLPLGNFAVYGACKSYVLSFSVALAAELKHKGIKVTALCPGPVNTEFADVASRGARKKVRHGLSAEKTVLDAIKCSRKGKLYSMKFFKWKFKAAASRFVGRYFGAWATYKFCKRPSN encoded by the coding sequence ATGAAAAAAATCATTATTGTAACAGGAGCTTCAAGCGGAATGGGATTTTGGTTTGCAAAACTGCTTGCCCATGAAAGCTCTGAGTTTGAAAAACTTTCCAGCGATGAGCTTTGGATTATAGCCAGAAGAAAAGAGCGGCTTGAAGAATTAAGAACCCAAATTGAAAATGAATCATTCCAAGAAAAAATAAAATTTCCAAAAGTAAAAATTTTTCCAATCGACATTTCAGGAATTCAAGGAGCTTTAAAAATAAAAGAGCTTTTTGAAAACGAAAAGTCAAAGGGAGATTTTAAAATAAACGTTCTTGTAAACAACGCAGGCTTTGGAACTTACGGAGAATTCGCGAGAACTGACATAATGCGCGAAATGAAAATGATCGATCTTGACTGCACTTCCCTAACTGGAATAACAGGCTTCGCGATTCCTTATATGCAAAAAGGCTCGCGGATTATAAACGTTGCAAGCTTGGCATCTTTTTTGCCGCTCGGAAACTTTGCAGTCTATGGAGCTTGCAAAAGCTATGTGTTAAGTTTTTCTGTTGCACTTGCTGCTGAACTCAAGCACAAAGGAATAAAAGTTACCGCATTGTGTCCAGGACCTGTAAATACTGAATTTGCAGACGTTGCTTCAAGGGGCGCAAGAAAAAAAGTTCGGCATGGACTTTCAGCTGAAAAAACTGTACTGGATGCAATAAAATGTTCACGCAAGGGAAAACTTTATTCCATGAAATTTTTCAAATGGAAATTCAAGGCGGCGGCAAGCAGATTTGTAGGACGATATTTTGGTGCCTGGGCAACTTACAAATTTTGCAAACGTCCTAGCAATTGA
- a CDS encoding glycoside hydrolase family 3 N-terminal domain-containing protein — MKNVALKFLALPLVFFPLYSTTPAEKIWGRLSEIEKISQIFLVNVEGNETFYPVEFLEDGAAVVPGGIILFSYNIGDSKEQLKNYISSINAFYKKNKSPLPFIAVDQEGGEVNRLKKITSHLPSEKIISVNYTLQEAKSIYSNQAVQMKELGLTMNLAPVAEAEIESNKLFLGTRTFGSVPKSVAYSMVCVRAYEENGIASVAKHFPGNANSDPHTGSVEITLSSSEVFKNFIFPFALILKSNPSCVLVSHAKINSLDENPACMSSFWIKEILQSRLGFEGLVMSDDIFMGAISDSPPEQVAANAIISGVDVIMLSEKKFLSVAKSLLNLAADDKFFATRLCEAEKKVLDFKLKKRIIKIEEN, encoded by the coding sequence ATGAAAAATGTTGCGCTGAAATTTCTTGCATTGCCACTTGTTTTTTTTCCTTTGTATTCAACAACTCCTGCTGAAAAAATTTGGGGCAGACTTTCTGAAATAGAAAAAATTTCGCAGATTTTTTTAGTCAATGTTGAAGGCAATGAAACTTTTTATCCAGTTGAATTTCTTGAAGACGGAGCAGCAGTTGTCCCTGGCGGAATTATTTTGTTTTCTTATAATATTGGAGATTCAAAAGAGCAGCTGAAAAATTATATTTCTTCAATAAATGCTTTTTACAAAAAAAACAAAAGTCCGCTTCCTTTTATTGCGGTTGATCAGGAAGGCGGAGAAGTTAACCGCTTAAAAAAAATCACATCACATCTTCCTTCGGAAAAAATAATCAGCGTAAATTATACATTGCAAGAAGCGAAGTCGATTTATTCAAATCAGGCAGTGCAAATGAAAGAACTTGGACTCACGATGAATCTTGCGCCAGTTGCCGAAGCTGAAATTGAATCAAATAAATTATTTTTAGGAACAAGAACTTTTGGCAGTGTCCCAAAGTCAGTTGCATACAGCATGGTTTGTGTAAGAGCTTACGAGGAAAACGGAATTGCTTCGGTTGCAAAACATTTTCCGGGAAATGCGAATTCAGATCCTCATACTGGCTCTGTAGAAATAACGCTTTCGTCTTCTGAAGTTTTCAAAAATTTTATTTTTCCATTTGCATTGATTTTAAAATCGAATCCATCTTGTGTTTTGGTAAGCCATGCAAAAATAAATTCTCTTGATGAAAATCCGGCTTGCATGAGCAGTTTTTGGATAAAAGAAATTCTTCAGTCGAGGCTTGGCTTTGAAGGTCTTGTTATGAGCGATGATATTTTTATGGGAGCGATTTCAGATTCGCCTCCAGAACAAGTTGCTGCAAATGCTATAATTTCTGGCGTGGACGTGATTATGCTTAGTGAAAAAAAATTTCTTTCAGTTGCAAAATCGCTTTTAAATCTTGCTGCAGACGATAAATTTTTTGCAACTCGTCTTTGCGAGGCAGAAAAAAAAGTGCTGGACTTTAAATTAAAAAAGAGGATTATAAAAATTGAAGAAAACTAA
- a CDS encoding RsmB/NOP family class I SAM-dependent RNA methyltransferase — protein MKKTKTQKVFGQMAFEKFYSEIFTERWEKIKSSLASETLHAELSYKNCESYFLDPASIVAALCLPVKDSEKILDLCAAPGGKTLVLAGNKNDDAVLFSNERSPSRKKRLSKVVESSLPPEISCNVKVCLSDGASWCRRVSECYESILLDAPCSSERHVLNDKKYLEQWTPSRIKTVSMEQWALLSCAFRLLKKNGFLLYATCALCPQENDGVVSKLLKKFPDVNIASKDFMKEIFDLNRKSIKADIFCPQDFSLEDYFSFAEKTEFGFHILPDKSFGAGPLYFSLIKKS, from the coding sequence TTGAAGAAAACTAAAACGCAAAAAGTTTTTGGGCAAATGGCATTTGAAAAGTTTTATTCTGAAATTTTTACCGAACGTTGGGAAAAAATAAAGTCTTCTCTTGCCTCGGAGACTTTGCACGCAGAGCTGTCTTATAAAAATTGTGAAAGTTATTTTTTAGATCCTGCAAGCATTGTCGCAGCTCTTTGTCTGCCTGTAAAAGATTCTGAAAAAATTCTTGACTTGTGCGCGGCTCCTGGTGGAAAAACTTTAGTTCTGGCAGGAAACAAAAATGACGATGCTGTGCTTTTTTCAAATGAACGTTCTCCTTCAAGAAAAAAACGCCTTTCAAAAGTTGTAGAATCTTCACTTCCGCCTGAAATTTCTTGCAATGTAAAAGTATGTTTGAGTGACGGAGCTTCTTGGTGCAGGCGTGTATCTGAATGTTATGAAAGCATTCTTTTGGATGCGCCGTGTTCGAGCGAACGTCATGTTTTGAATGATAAAAAATATCTTGAGCAATGGACTCCTTCACGAATAAAAACTGTTTCAATGGAGCAGTGGGCGCTTCTTTCCTGTGCATTCAGACTGCTGAAAAAAAACGGTTTTCTCTTATATGCGACTTGCGCTTTGTGTCCGCAGGAAAATGACGGAGTTGTTTCAAAGCTGTTGAAAAAATTTCCAGATGTGAATATTGCTTCAAAAGATTTTATGAAAGAAATTTTTGATTTAAATAGGAAATCTATAAAAGCTGATATTTTCTGTCCGCAAGATTTTTCTCTTGAAGATTATTTTTCATTTGCAGAAAAAACAGAATTTGGATTTCACATTTTGCCCGATAAGTCTTTTGGTGCAGGTCCGCTTTACTTTTCCTTGATAAAAAAATCATAG
- a CDS encoding HD domain-containing phosphohydrolase → MSKQERKQSLITEIEEQLKEIRDVDILLENILTGARKIVNADAGSIYEYDSKENKLWIRYSQNDTMQNQLAPGEKLSYTSFYLVPTNQSISGYCVLSKKLINIPDVYNLPDFVDDEKKEVRLFEFNSANDEKNGYHTKSMLTIPLIMTNGKVLGILQIINAKDEDGNVIPFDKDSEFYISQFAAKVGSIYEYAYLTRLNVDRLVKTAGFRDPKETGAHVERVSRFSLEIYDRYASNKRIPEKERNKFRDNLRLAARCHDVGKVAIPDEILKKQGILDEDERDIMKGHTCVGAQIFTPVENDLDIMARDVCLHHHDRWDGGNKGYPGNFDYMDYIPATKMPHEIEQALKEDKIPLAARIVSLADVYDALRHKRCYKAEWSVEDTFNEICEQRGHQFDPELVDAFMQIKDRLEDINNAIS, encoded by the coding sequence ATGTCTAAACAAGAAAGGAAACAGAGTCTTATAACGGAAATAGAAGAGCAGCTTAAAGAAATAAGAGACGTTGATATTCTTTTGGAAAATATTTTGACTGGTGCGCGTAAAATTGTCAATGCCGACGCTGGTTCAATTTATGAGTACGACAGCAAGGAAAACAAACTTTGGATTCGTTATAGTCAGAACGATACGATGCAGAATCAGCTTGCTCCCGGAGAAAAGCTTTCGTACACTTCTTTTTATCTTGTTCCTACAAACCAGTCGATTTCCGGCTACTGCGTTCTTTCCAAAAAACTTATAAATATTCCAGATGTCTATAACTTGCCTGATTTTGTCGATGATGAAAAAAAAGAAGTAAGGCTTTTTGAATTTAATTCGGCGAATGATGAAAAAAACGGCTATCACACAAAATCAATGCTTACGATTCCGCTCATAATGACAAACGGAAAAGTTCTTGGAATTCTTCAGATTATAAATGCCAAGGACGAGGACGGAAACGTTATTCCTTTTGACAAGGATTCTGAATTTTATATTTCCCAGTTTGCCGCAAAAGTCGGTTCGATTTACGAATATGCTTATCTTACAAGGCTTAATGTTGACCGTCTTGTAAAAACTGCCGGTTTCCGCGATCCAAAGGAAACGGGCGCGCACGTTGAAAGAGTTTCCCGCTTTTCTCTTGAAATATATGACCGCTATGCTTCTAACAAAAGGATTCCAGAAAAAGAACGAAATAAATTCCGTGATAATCTTCGTCTTGCCGCGAGATGCCACGATGTAGGAAAGGTTGCAATTCCTGATGAAATTTTAAAGAAGCAGGGAATTCTTGATGAAGATGAGCGCGATATTATGAAAGGGCACACTTGTGTTGGCGCGCAGATTTTTACTCCAGTTGAAAATGATTTGGATATAATGGCGCGCGATGTCTGTCTTCATCACCATGACCGCTGGGACGGAGGAAACAAGGGTTACCCTGGAAACTTTGACTATATGGATTATATTCCTGCAACAAAAATGCCGCACGAAATTGAACAGGCTTTAAAAGAGGATAAAATTCCACTTGCGGCAAGAATTGTTTCGCTTGCAGATGTTTATGACGCGCTTCGCCACAAAAGATGCTACAAGGCTGAATGGAGTGTTGAAGATACATTTAATGAAATCTGTGAGCAGCGCGGACATCAGTTTGATCCGGAACTTGTGGATGCCTTTATGCAGATAAAAGACCGTCTGGAAGATATTAACAACGCAATCAGCTGA
- a CDS encoding DUF188 domain-containing protein yields MIFVDADSCEKNAREFILNTAVKKNLKVIFAANKNIPFSFSNPLFKMEICSKEKNSADDFIVENSKPGDIVITRDLILAQRIFNKKISVMNDKGTVFNKENLEYFIEERMLSIQMKSLGVSTGGKWKNYSRKDFEKFKSVFSALLENSFS; encoded by the coding sequence ATGATTTTTGTTGACGCAGATTCATGCGAAAAAAATGCAAGAGAATTTATTTTAAATACGGCGGTCAAAAAAAATCTAAAAGTAATATTTGCCGCAAACAAAAATATTCCGTTTTCATTTAGCAATCCACTTTTCAAAATGGAAATATGTTCCAAAGAAAAAAATTCCGCAGACGATTTTATTGTGGAAAATTCCAAGCCGGGCGATATAGTTATAACAAGAGACTTAATTTTGGCGCAAAGAATTTTTAACAAAAAAATATCAGTAATGAATGACAAGGGAACTGTTTTCAATAAAGAAAATCTCGAATATTTTATAGAAGAACGTATGCTAAGTATTCAAATGAAAAGCCTTGGAGTTTCAACTGGCGGAAAATGGAAAAACTACAGCAGAAAAGATTTTGAAAAATTCAAAAGCGTCTTCTCCGCCCTTCTTGAAAATTCGTTCAGCTGA
- a CDS encoding cell division protein ZapA, with translation MGKLQIELLGASFSAQASEDDAYLAKLLSYYKEITESIKNSSGVKDSLKISILSGIALVDELYKEKQKSISLSKAVPTEDDEKAERIAQNIIEKISGALE, from the coding sequence TTGGGAAAACTTCAAATTGAATTGCTCGGAGCATCATTTTCCGCACAGGCTTCAGAAGACGATGCCTATCTTGCAAAACTTCTATCCTATTATAAAGAAATCACTGAATCCATAAAAAATTCTTCCGGTGTAAAAGACTCATTAAAAATAAGCATTTTATCTGGAATTGCGCTCGTAGATGAGCTTTACAAGGAAAAACAAAAATCTATTTCACTTTCAAAAGCAGTTCCAACCGAAGATGATGAAAAAGCAGAAAGAATCGCGCAGAATATAATAGAAAAAATCAGCGGAGCATTGGAATGA
- the rplT gene encoding 50S ribosomal protein L20, with the protein MSRAIDGTKRKNRRVKLLKLAKGFKGDRKSNYKAAKDAVVKALDHSYVGRKLKKRDYRSLWIARINAAVRAEGMSYSRFIDGLVKAGVTLNRKALSNMAIEDPVAFKAVVEVAKNAVKA; encoded by the coding sequence ATGTCTAGAGCGATAGATGGAACAAAACGTAAAAACCGCCGTGTAAAACTCTTAAAGCTTGCAAAAGGCTTTAAAGGCGACAGAAAATCAAATTACAAAGCTGCAAAAGACGCTGTTGTAAAAGCACTTGACCATTCTTATGTTGGACGCAAACTTAAAAAGCGTGACTACAGAAGCCTTTGGATTGCCCGTATCAATGCGGCAGTTCGCGCTGAAGGAATGTCATACAGCCGTTTTATTGACGGTCTTGTAAAAGCTGGTGTTACACTCAACCGCAAAGCATTGAGCAATATGGCTATCGAAGATCCAGTTGCATTCAAGGCTGTTGTTGAAGTTGCAAAAAACGCAGTAAAGGCATAA
- the rpmI gene encoding 50S ribosomal protein L35, with translation MPKMKTKKSASKRFSLTGTGKVKYKKMNLRHILTKRSPKRKMHLRHAGILSEDSAARIRKQQLPYG, from the coding sequence ATGCCTAAGATGAAAACAAAGAAATCCGCATCAAAGCGCTTTTCTTTAACCGGTACTGGAAAAGTTAAGTACAAGAAAATGAATCTTCGTCATATTTTGACAAAGAGATCACCAAAAAGAAAGATGCACTTGCGCCATGCAGGAATTCTTTCTGAAGATTCAGCAGCAAGAATCCGCAAACAGCAGCTTCCATACGGCTGA
- the infC gene encoding translation initiation factor IF-3 has translation MADNKGMRVNEQIRVREIRLIDDEGEQKGIVPTIEALRMAKDRDLDLVEVSPNANPPVCKILDFGKYKFEQEKKLRDSKKNQKVLKLKEIRMQPKIGAGDLDTKAKHVQEFLNEGDKVKVTIRFRGRELAHTELGYDVLKEVEKRLVEGSYAIEKPAAMEGRFMSMTLNSKVKKQG, from the coding sequence TTGGCAGACAACAAAGGTATGCGCGTAAATGAACAGATACGCGTAAGGGAGATCAGACTCATTGATGATGAAGGTGAACAGAAGGGAATTGTCCCTACAATTGAAGCCCTCAGAATGGCAAAGGATCGAGACCTCGACCTTGTAGAAGTTTCGCCAAACGCAAATCCGCCGGTTTGTAAAATACTGGATTTCGGAAAGTACAAGTTCGAACAGGAGAAAAAGCTTCGTGACTCCAAAAAGAACCAGAAAGTACTCAAGCTCAAGGAGATTCGTATGCAGCCTAAAATCGGCGCAGGCGACCTTGACACGAAAGCAAAGCATGTTCAGGAATTTCTAAACGAGGGCGACAAAGTGAAAGTTACAATCCGTTTCCGCGGACGTGAGCTTGCACACACAGAACTTGGTTATGATGTACTGAAAGAAGTTGAAAAAAGACTTGTCGAAGGTTCTTATGCAATCGAAAAGCCAGCCGCAATGGAAGGCAGATTCATGTCTATGACCTTGAACTCAAAAGTCAAAAAGCAGGGGTAA
- a CDS encoding class II fructose-bisphosphate aldolase — MYSYKDLGLVNTKDLFAKAMKGKYAIPAYNFNNMEQMQAIIQACVETKSPVILQVSKGARAYADKYILRNMARGAVEYAHELGCDIPIVLHLDHGPNFEVAKDCIDNGFSSVMIDGSSLPYEENIAVTKKVVEYAHSQKDYVTVEAELGVLAGVEDEVASAESHYTKPEEVVDFTSKTGCDSLAISIGTSHGRCKFTPEQCTRSPDGVLIPPPLAFDVLEAIEKQLPGFPIVLHGSSSVPMEYVRIIEQFGGKIPDSVGIPEEQLRKASKSAVCKINIDSDGRLAMTAAVRRFLAEHPDKFDPREYLGPAREELKKMYMHKNIDVLGSAGHALD, encoded by the coding sequence ATGTACAGTTACAAAGATCTTGGACTTGTAAACACAAAAGATTTGTTTGCAAAGGCAATGAAAGGCAAATATGCGATTCCAGCATACAACTTCAACAACATGGAACAGATGCAGGCAATTATTCAGGCTTGCGTTGAAACAAAATCACCTGTAATCCTTCAGGTTTCAAAGGGCGCAAGAGCTTATGCAGACAAGTACATTCTGCGCAACATGGCCCGCGGAGCTGTTGAATACGCACATGAGCTTGGATGCGACATTCCGATCGTTCTTCACCTTGACCACGGTCCTAACTTTGAAGTTGCAAAAGACTGCATTGACAATGGATTCTCTTCTGTAATGATTGACGGCTCTTCACTTCCTTATGAAGAGAACATCGCTGTTACAAAGAAAGTTGTTGAATACGCGCACTCACAGAAAGACTACGTTACAGTAGAAGCTGAGCTTGGTGTTCTCGCAGGTGTTGAAGATGAAGTTGCCTCAGCTGAAAGCCACTACACAAAACCGGAAGAAGTTGTTGATTTCACAAGCAAGACAGGATGCGATTCTCTCGCAATCTCAATCGGAACTTCACACGGAAGATGCAAATTCACACCAGAGCAGTGCACACGCAGCCCGGACGGAGTTCTTATTCCACCGCCACTCGCATTCGATGTTCTTGAAGCGATTGAAAAACAGCTTCCAGGATTCCCAATCGTACTCCACGGCTCATCTTCTGTTCCAATGGAATATGTAAGAATCATCGAGCAGTTCGGCGGAAAAATTCCAGATTCAGTTGGAATTCCGGAAGAGCAGCTCCGCAAGGCTTCAAAGTCAGCAGTTTGCAAAATCAACATCGACTCAGACGGACGCCTCGCAATGACAGCGGCGGTCCGCAGATTCCTCGCCGAGCACCCGGATAAATTCGATCCACGCGAATATCTCGGACCTGCACGCGAAGAACTCAAGAAAATGTACATGCACAAAAACATTGACGTTCTTGGTTCAGCAGGACACGCATTGGACTAG